One Gloeobacter morelensis MG652769 DNA window includes the following coding sequences:
- a CDS encoding zinc-binding alcohol dehydrogenase family protein, with amino-acid sequence MQAVGYKVPLPAQDPNALLDVELPDPVAGERDLLVEVRAISVNPVDTKVRRSTAPPEGQIKVLGWDASGIVRAVGSGVSLFKPGDAVWYAGSIARAGTNSALHTVDERIVGYKPVSLDFAQAAALPLTAITAWELLFDRLQVALDTTDRGETLLIVGAAGGVGSILTQLARQLTGITIIGTASRPETQKWVQDLGAHQVIDHSRPLAEQLQQLGIAQVSHVASLTRTDLHYGQLVEVLAPQGRLGLIDDPGALDVSLLKRKSLSLHWELMFTRPLFETPDMIEQHHLLNRVGELVDAGVLRTTLGDHFGRICAENLRKAHALIESAKARGKIVLEGF; translated from the coding sequence ATGCAAGCTGTCGGCTACAAAGTACCGCTCCCGGCGCAGGACCCGAACGCGCTTTTGGATGTGGAGTTACCCGATCCGGTTGCCGGGGAGCGCGACTTGCTTGTCGAGGTCAGGGCAATCTCCGTCAATCCGGTAGATACGAAAGTACGCCGTAGCACCGCTCCCCCGGAAGGCCAGATCAAGGTGCTGGGCTGGGATGCAAGTGGCATCGTGCGCGCGGTGGGTTCTGGGGTGAGTTTGTTCAAACCGGGCGATGCAGTGTGGTACGCCGGTTCGATCGCCCGGGCGGGGACCAACAGCGCCCTGCACACCGTCGATGAACGGATCGTCGGCTACAAGCCTGTGAGCCTCGATTTTGCCCAGGCGGCTGCTTTGCCCCTGACGGCGATCACCGCCTGGGAGCTGTTGTTCGACCGGCTGCAGGTGGCTTTGGACACCACCGACCGGGGCGAGACGCTCTTGATTGTCGGGGCGGCCGGTGGGGTGGGCTCGATCCTCACCCAACTGGCGCGGCAACTTACCGGCATCACGATTATCGGTACCGCCTCGCGCCCTGAGACCCAAAAGTGGGTCCAGGATCTCGGCGCCCACCAGGTGATCGATCATTCCCGGCCGCTCGCCGAACAGCTGCAGCAGCTGGGGATCGCTCAGGTCAGCCACGTGGCGAGCCTGACCCGTACCGATTTGCACTACGGCCAATTGGTGGAAGTCCTCGCCCCCCAGGGCCGCCTGGGGCTTATCGACGATCCCGGAGCACTCGATGTCTCGCTCCTCAAACGCAAGAGCCTGTCGCTACATTGGGAATTGATGTTCACCCGCCCGCTTTTTGAAACCCCAGACATGATCGAGCAGCACCATCTGCTCAACCGCGTCGGTGAGCTGGTGGACGCCGGGGTGCTCAGGACCACCCTGGGTGACCATTTTGGCCGGATCTGCGCTGAGAACCTGCGCAAGGCCCACGCCCTCATCGAGAGCGCCAAAGCCAGGGGCAAAATCGTGCTCGAAGGGTTTTAA
- a CDS encoding sensor histidine kinase: protein MDFSKLLADRSDAIIEQWIAAVRSDRRISSDDGLPYSAVRNSLPDVLRAMVTVLSQTEKSDTRLLVSKSLVHGSLRASQGFNPAEIAQEYRLLRRVIFTVLDGEMTRGSIAGVVRAVHLINEVVDEAIASCFQSYVDERLRELAQLQSQLLLTNQELGRLVRAHQDNLSVLAHELKTPLNSIIGYANLFLRTGRTRTGIGDTLPDFEHIERVVRNGTRLLHLINDALEFSRSEAGQTRLHLEAVALRPTLEAVVEMIRPLAEAQGLEVSLDCGSAPQTVASDSMRLQQILTNLLSNAVRYTPSGSVRVECKAVGDGHWSVAVSDTGLGIAPEDQPHIFEPYSRFSCNERSRTEGTGLGLAIVAQLVNLLQGQIALVSEPGVGSTFTVTFPVQVQSLAAQNTPV from the coding sequence ATGGACTTCAGCAAACTCCTTGCAGACCGGAGCGATGCGATCATCGAGCAGTGGATCGCGGCCGTCCGCTCCGACCGCCGGATCAGCAGCGACGACGGACTGCCCTACTCCGCCGTACGCAACAGTTTGCCCGATGTGCTCAGGGCAATGGTCACCGTCCTTTCCCAGACTGAGAAGAGCGACACCAGACTGCTGGTGAGCAAAAGTCTGGTGCACGGTTCCCTGCGGGCCAGCCAGGGTTTCAACCCCGCTGAGATTGCCCAGGAGTATCGGTTGCTGCGCCGGGTGATCTTTACGGTCCTGGATGGGGAAATGACGCGCGGTTCGATAGCTGGGGTGGTGCGGGCTGTCCATCTGATCAACGAGGTGGTGGACGAGGCGATTGCTTCTTGCTTTCAAAGCTACGTGGATGAGCGCCTGCGCGAACTGGCACAACTGCAAAGCCAGTTGTTGCTCACCAATCAAGAACTCGGCCGGTTGGTGCGCGCCCACCAGGACAATCTCTCGGTGCTGGCCCACGAGTTGAAGACTCCCCTCAATTCGATCATCGGCTATGCAAATCTCTTTTTGCGCACCGGCCGTACCCGCACGGGCATCGGGGATACCCTGCCCGACTTCGAGCACATCGAGCGGGTGGTTCGCAACGGCACCCGACTGCTGCACCTGATCAACGATGCGCTGGAGTTTTCGCGCTCGGAGGCCGGACAGACCCGGTTGCACCTGGAGGCGGTCGCGCTGCGCCCGACACTCGAAGCAGTAGTCGAGATGATCCGGCCGCTGGCCGAAGCGCAGGGCCTGGAAGTTTCGCTCGATTGCGGGTCGGCCCCCCAAACCGTAGCGAGCGACAGCATGCGCCTGCAACAAATCCTCACCAACCTGCTCAGCAATGCCGTGCGCTACACCCCGAGCGGTTCTGTGCGGGTGGAGTGCAAGGCTGTGGGCGACGGACACTGGTCGGTCGCCGTGAGCGACACCGGTCTGGGCATCGCCCCTGAAGATCAACCCCACATCTTCGAGCCCTACTCGCGTTTCAGCTGCAACGAGCGCAGCCGGACCGAAGGCACCGGGCTCGGGCTTGCCATCGTCGCCCAACTGGTGAACCTGCTGCAGGGCCAAATCGCGCTGGTCTCTGAACCCGGGGTCGGCTCGACATTCACTGTGACCTTCCCTGTCCAGGTCCAATCTCTCGCCGCCCAGAACACACCGGTTTGA